In Helianthus annuus cultivar XRQ/B chromosome 9, HanXRQr2.0-SUNRISE, whole genome shotgun sequence, the following are encoded in one genomic region:
- the LOC110878591 gene encoding patatin-like protein 7, which translates to MDNKLTSEIFSILENNFLFGYQNPSPENTNTTTGKLRILSIDGGGATDGLLAAKSILHLETTLRRSSGNPNAHIADYFDVVAGAGIGGVIAALLFTKGDHDRPLFTAGEMLKFVMENGTKLCRNSKPGVFRRVFTAPAKVFDRTFGKLTLKDTLKTVLIPCYDLNTGAPFVFSRADAVEMDGCDFKLSDVCAATTAGRPTKIMSVDQRKKIAAFSGDVAMNNPTASAITHVLYNKQEFPFCNGVDDLLVVSLGNGEPSFVTAGNGTPTRTALVKIVGEAVSDTVDQAVSMAFGQSRKSGYVRIQGNKGLLSVKDEKKYANMSVQADDMLKQHNVESVLFQGKRCNSTNLEKLEFFAGEILRENERRKTDMLPIVLLNQTTTSSSARTSSATTLSTMSSS; encoded by the exons ATGGACAACAAACTCACCTCTGAAATCTTCTCAATTCTAGAAAACAACTTCTTATTCGGCTACCAAAACCCCTCACCGGAAAACACCAATACCACCACCGGAAAACTCAGAATTCTCTCCATCGACGGCGGCGGCGCCACCGACGGACTCCTCGCCGCTAAGTCAATCCTCCACCTCGAAACCACACTCCGCCGTAGCTCCGGCAATCCAAACGCCCACATTGCAGATTATTTCGACGTCGTTGCCGGAGCCGGTATCGGCGGCGTTATTGCAGCGTTACTGTTCACAAAAGGTGATCACGACCGGCCGTTGTTCACCGCAGGTGAAATGCTGAAGTTCGTGATGGAGAACGGAACAAAACTTTGCCGCAATTCGAAACCGGGAGTTTTCCGGCGAGTTTTTACAGCTCCGGCGAAGGTGTTTGACCGGACGTTTGGAAAGTTGACTTTGAAAGATACATTAAAGACGGTTTTAATCCCGTGTTATGATCTTAACACGGGGGCGCCTTTTGTGTTTTCCCGCGCCGATGCTGTGGAAATGGACGGGTGTGATTTTAAGCTGAGTGACGTGTGTGCCGCCACTACAGCTGGTCGACCGACAAAAATAATGTCGGTCGACCAAAGAAAAAAGATCGCGGCGTTCAGTGGGGATGTTGCAATGAACAACCCCACTGCTTCCGCGATCACTCATGTGCTTTATAATAAGCAGGAGTTTCCGTTTTGTAATGGAGTTGATGATTTGTTGGTGGTGTCGTTAGGTAACGGAGAGCCGTCGTTTGTGACGGCTGGTAACGGAACTCCAACGAGAACGGCGTTAGTTAAGATTGTCGGTGAAGCTGTTTCCGACACG GTTGATCAAGCAGTGTCAATGGCATTCGGGCAATCACGGAAAAGTGGTTATGTGCGTATTCAAGGAAACAAAGGTTTATTAAGCGTTAAAGACGAGAAGAAATACGCGAACATGTCAGTGCAAGCCGATGATATGTTGAAACAACACAATGTTGAATCGGTATTGTTTCAAGGTAAGAGGTGTAATAGCACGAATTTGGAGAAGTTGGAATTTTTCGCTGGTGAAATTTTAAGGGAAAACGAGAGGCGGAAGACGGATATGCTACCAATAGTTTTGCTAAACCAAACAACTACTTCCTCATCTGCAAGAACATCGTCGGCCACAACACTCTCCACCATGTCGTCAAGTTAA